A single window of Granulicella mallensis MP5ACTX8 DNA harbors:
- a CDS encoding GRP family sugar transporter, producing the protein MRNEIHSLHILGVICGLVAGVWLGAAEAPVKLVTAGYSPFAISLCMVAGVFTARWTFPTLLKGTGYVFADLMEKKHLIVWAILAGALWAVANTLTVFAVRDVGLAVAFPLWNTNSLFGLLWGRLLFRELEGASNRNTGKVVLGAVAIVIAAIMLGFSTLHGSGPQAAHSIRGFVAAIGASLMWGTMYVPYRKAYLSGMNPLSFVTAFTIGELGTVLILTLALDGGTHSTAFQLFHIRGVLFWLFLGGFVWVIGDLFQQFAAKYLGISRGIPLSNTNQLWGLAWGALVFGELATANSAHKLLVLAGSVIMILGALSISTAVSSGREHTSRHEAVMRECDRYGLDYYRTLAALGGEEFGREGDERKRWWDYLIVLVATGIFVWLGLRAVVPPLKMDFAWVIGLSVVLLASLVVGTWSLWRWTRFS; encoded by the coding sequence GTGCGAAACGAAATCCACTCCCTGCATATCCTGGGAGTGATCTGCGGCCTGGTGGCCGGCGTCTGGCTTGGAGCCGCGGAGGCCCCGGTAAAGCTGGTGACCGCAGGATACTCTCCTTTCGCCATCTCCCTCTGCATGGTGGCTGGTGTCTTCACCGCCCGGTGGACCTTTCCCACGCTGCTCAAAGGAACCGGCTATGTCTTCGCCGACCTGATGGAGAAGAAACACCTCATCGTGTGGGCGATCCTGGCGGGTGCGCTCTGGGCAGTCGCCAACACCTTGACGGTCTTTGCCGTCCGCGATGTAGGCCTTGCCGTAGCCTTCCCTCTCTGGAACACGAACTCCCTCTTCGGGCTGCTCTGGGGCCGGCTTCTCTTTCGTGAGCTGGAAGGGGCAAGCAACAGGAACACCGGCAAGGTTGTCCTCGGCGCGGTCGCTATCGTGATTGCGGCCATCATGCTGGGCTTCAGCACCCTTCACGGATCCGGGCCGCAGGCCGCGCACAGCATCCGGGGATTCGTCGCGGCTATCGGCGCAAGCCTCATGTGGGGAACGATGTATGTCCCCTATCGCAAAGCCTATCTCAGCGGCATGAATCCCCTGTCCTTCGTCACGGCCTTCACCATCGGCGAACTGGGAACCGTTCTGATCCTCACGCTCGCTCTCGATGGCGGAACGCACTCGACAGCCTTTCAGCTCTTTCATATCCGAGGCGTACTGTTCTGGCTCTTCCTTGGCGGCTTCGTCTGGGTCATCGGAGATCTCTTTCAGCAGTTCGCGGCGAAGTATCTCGGCATCAGCCGCGGAATCCCTCTCTCCAACACGAATCAGCTTTGGGGACTAGCATGGGGTGCTCTGGTCTTCGGAGAGTTGGCGACGGCCAACAGCGCTCACAAGCTTTTGGTGCTGGCCGGATCGGTGATCATGATCCTGGGAGCGCTCTCCATCAGCACCGCCGTATCCTCGGGACGGGAACACACCTCGCGGCACGAAGCCGTGATGCGCGAGTGCGATCGCTACGGGCTGGACTACTACCGCACCCTGGCGGCGCTCGGAGGAGAGGAATTTGGCAGAGAAGGTGACGAGCGGAAGCGCTGGTGGGATTACCTGATCGTCCTCGTGGCAACCGGTATCTTCGTCTGGCTAGGCCTTAGAGCCGTGGTGCCACCCCTGAAGATGGACTTCGCGTGGGTCATAGGATTAAGCGTGGTACTCCTGGCGTCGCTTGTTGTGGGAACCTGGAGTCTGTGGCGCTGGACACGCTTTTCCTAG
- a CDS encoding glycoside hydrolase family 2 protein codes for MRRRDFIKTSGAVLTAAAFKSSSLLASEPAQSSRAILPINRGWRYKAAAIDGAESIGFDDAGFERIVLPHTTVRLPWHNFDDRAYEFKSTYRRRFQYPPNASGKRVFVDFEGVMTASTVWINGHALGEYKGGFTPFSFELTPYLRTSGENLLVVQVDSTERNDIPPFGYEIDYMTFGGIYREVSLRVVPETFLDNIFAKPKNVLSSSPSLDVDCFLAGRSTQRGSLSLEVELRDQDRVIAKGTQIVQPSEAGDPNASMDPTTNAPVYLSTETARDSARHTVTLSNLKGIELWQLEQPKLYTVHVKLLQEDRVVDEDTRRIGFREAIFTDHGFSLNGKIVKLRGLDRHQTFPYVGQAMPARAQRQDAKILRHQLHCNIVRTSHYPQSRHFLDCCDEIGLLVLEEIPGWQHIGPEPWKEIAIDNVGRMIRRDWNHPSIILWGVRINESKDDHDFYTRTNTLAHALDTTRQTGGIRAFKESELLEDVFTINDFGFPLREPNHPLYLNTEFVGHTYPTKTTDDDERQREHTLRHARIHNQLASNPQYAGGIGWCAFDYNTHANFGSGDRICYHGVMDIFREPKAAAGFYKSQCDPAEEIVLEPAFHWAKGDESVGFKKALVSTNCDHLKCYLREKSDPSNPWKLLVEVDPDRTEFAHLKYPPFAFDLDTLDNKNLTFRWGDLRIDGYLNGKQVISRTLSGNGIDSKFMLLPDDQVLWADGADATRVVLRVTDEFGNVHPSANDPITFSLEGPGELIGDNPIALVGGTCAVWVRAREASGVVRLTAQHLRLGSQTVEIKLNAAAPEAV; via the coding sequence ATGCGCAGACGTGACTTCATCAAGACCAGCGGTGCTGTGCTTACCGCAGCCGCTTTTAAAAGTTCTTCCCTCCTGGCCTCCGAACCTGCCCAGTCCTCGCGGGCGATTCTGCCGATCAACCGTGGCTGGCGCTACAAGGCCGCTGCGATTGACGGAGCGGAGTCTATTGGCTTTGACGACGCAGGCTTTGAACGCATCGTCCTTCCGCACACTACGGTACGGCTGCCCTGGCACAACTTCGATGACCGGGCCTACGAGTTCAAGTCCACCTATCGGCGTCGCTTTCAGTACCCGCCCAACGCCTCCGGCAAGCGCGTCTTCGTTGACTTTGAAGGCGTCATGACCGCCTCGACCGTGTGGATCAACGGCCACGCACTCGGAGAGTACAAGGGCGGCTTTACTCCCTTCTCCTTTGAGCTCACGCCTTACCTGCGCACCTCGGGAGAGAACTTGCTCGTCGTGCAGGTCGACTCGACCGAGCGCAACGATATCCCTCCCTTTGGCTATGAAATCGACTACATGACCTTTGGAGGCATCTATCGCGAGGTCTCGCTTCGTGTCGTCCCTGAGACCTTCCTCGATAACATCTTTGCCAAGCCCAAAAACGTACTCAGCTCGTCCCCCTCTCTCGACGTCGATTGCTTTCTTGCCGGCCGCTCAACGCAAAGAGGCTCTCTTTCGCTTGAAGTCGAACTGCGGGACCAGGATCGTGTAATCGCAAAAGGGACCCAGATCGTGCAGCCGTCGGAGGCCGGCGATCCCAATGCCTCAATGGATCCAACGACCAATGCGCCGGTCTATCTAAGCACCGAAACGGCACGCGACTCGGCTCGGCATACGGTAACGCTCTCCAATCTCAAGGGCATCGAGCTCTGGCAACTGGAACAACCGAAGCTGTACACCGTCCACGTGAAGCTCCTACAGGAGGACCGCGTCGTCGACGAGGACACTCGGCGAATCGGATTCCGCGAGGCGATCTTCACCGACCATGGTTTTTCACTGAACGGCAAGATCGTGAAGCTCAGAGGCCTCGACCGCCACCAGACGTTCCCCTACGTCGGGCAGGCGATGCCGGCGCGAGCGCAGCGTCAGGACGCGAAGATCCTTCGCCACCAGTTGCACTGCAACATCGTACGCACCTCGCACTATCCCCAGTCGCGACACTTTCTGGACTGCTGCGACGAGATCGGCCTGCTGGTGCTCGAAGAGATTCCCGGGTGGCAGCACATCGGGCCGGAGCCGTGGAAAGAGATCGCGATCGATAACGTGGGGCGCATGATCCGCCGGGACTGGAATCACCCGTCCATCATTCTTTGGGGCGTTCGCATCAATGAGTCCAAAGACGATCACGATTTCTATACCCGCACCAACACGCTGGCCCACGCGCTCGACACGACGCGGCAGACCGGCGGGATTCGCGCCTTCAAGGAATCGGAGCTGCTCGAAGACGTCTTTACGATCAACGATTTCGGCTTTCCCCTTCGCGAGCCCAATCATCCTCTGTACCTGAATACCGAGTTCGTGGGCCACACCTATCCCACCAAGACGACGGACGATGACGAACGCCAGCGCGAGCACACACTGCGCCATGCGCGAATCCACAACCAACTGGCGTCGAATCCGCAGTACGCGGGCGGCATTGGCTGGTGCGCCTTTGACTACAACACCCATGCCAACTTCGGCTCCGGCGATCGCATCTGCTACCACGGGGTGATGGACATCTTCCGCGAGCCCAAGGCCGCCGCGGGATTTTATAAATCGCAGTGCGATCCGGCAGAGGAGATCGTCCTGGAACCTGCCTTCCATTGGGCAAAGGGCGATGAGTCCGTCGGCTTCAAGAAGGCACTCGTCAGCACCAATTGCGACCATCTCAAGTGCTATCTCCGGGAGAAAAGCGACCCCTCCAACCCATGGAAGCTCCTTGTAGAGGTCGATCCCGACCGCACGGAGTTCGCCCATCTCAAATACCCTCCGTTCGCATTCGATCTGGACACCCTCGACAACAAGAACCTCACCTTTCGCTGGGGCGACCTTCGCATCGACGGCTACCTCAACGGCAAGCAGGTGATCTCCCGAACGCTCTCCGGCAATGGGATCGACAGTAAATTCATGCTGTTGCCTGACGATCAAGTCCTCTGGGCGGACGGTGCGGATGCCACGCGAGTTGTCCTGCGCGTGACGGACGAGTTCGGCAACGTCCACCCCTCGGCAAACGATCCCATTACCTTCAGCCTGGAAGGCCCAGGCGAGCTGATCGGGGACAATCCCATCGCTCTGGTCGGCGGAACCTGCGCGGTCTGGGTGCGGGCCCGGGAAGCGTCAGGAGTGGTCAGGCTTACAGCGCAGCATCTGCGACTCGGCTCCCAGACTGTAGAGATCAAGTTGAACGCCGCTGCCCCGGAAGCGGTGTAG
- a CDS encoding inositol oxygenase family protein, producing METVADTKIFTDAPLKDIDEWDEFLVGRYQEGKTEEQFRQYDAQANPGVAEFYRLNHQYQTLDYVLAKEKQYFGLDKGMKSIWEAAEFLNTLVDDSDPDTDLTQIEHLLQTSEAIRKDGHPRWFVLTGFIHDLGKVLCLWGEPQWGVVGDTFPVGCAYSDQIVYPEYFKANPDFHKPEYQTKYGIYEPNCGLENVHMSFGHDGYIGEVMKNYMPEESLYMLRYHSFYSAHRHGAYRHLMSQHDVEMLEWVNKFNVYDLYSKGHTKPDIAAIKPYYDDLFAEFFPAKIAW from the coding sequence ATGGAAACGGTTGCGGATACAAAAATTTTTACCGATGCTCCATTGAAAGACATCGACGAGTGGGATGAGTTTCTTGTCGGCCGTTACCAGGAAGGCAAGACCGAAGAACAGTTCCGGCAGTATGACGCGCAGGCTAACCCCGGCGTCGCAGAGTTCTATCGCCTGAACCACCAATATCAAACGCTCGACTACGTCCTGGCCAAAGAGAAGCAGTACTTCGGCCTCGACAAGGGAATGAAGAGCATCTGGGAAGCCGCTGAGTTTCTCAACACCCTGGTGGATGACAGCGATCCGGACACGGACCTCACCCAGATCGAGCATCTTCTGCAGACCTCGGAAGCCATCCGCAAAGACGGCCATCCGCGCTGGTTTGTACTGACGGGATTCATTCACGATCTCGGCAAGGTGCTCTGCCTGTGGGGCGAGCCGCAATGGGGCGTTGTGGGCGATACCTTCCCGGTCGGGTGCGCCTACTCGGATCAGATCGTCTATCCCGAGTACTTCAAGGCCAATCCTGACTTTCACAAGCCCGAGTACCAGACGAAGTACGGCATCTACGAACCGAACTGCGGGCTCGAGAACGTCCACATGTCGTTCGGTCACGACGGCTACATCGGCGAAGTGATGAAGAACTATATGCCCGAAGAGTCGCTCTACATGCTGCGCTATCACTCGTTCTACTCGGCGCATCGGCACGGCGCCTACAGGCACCTCATGAGCCAGCACGATGTCGAGATGCTGGAGTGGGTGAATAAATTCAACGTGTACGACCTCTACTCCAAAGGCCACACGAAGCCTGACATAGCGGCGATCAAGCCTTACTACGACGACCTGTTCGCCGAGTTCTTTCCCGCCAAAATCGCCTGGTAG
- a CDS encoding GH1 family beta-glucosidase, producing the protein MMNRRQFATRSLAAVAGAVLHQPFSHATTLLSGEQVPGSVPDSVIQKARFPEGFLWGVATASYQNEGAWNEDGKGESIWDRFTHTPGKVRGGVTGDVACDQYHLYPQDIALAKRLNQKSYRFSISWPRIQPTGTGAPNMKGLDHYSRFVDTLLAAGIRPWCTLYHWDLPQALEDRGGWPNRDLANYFADYAGILAKHLGDRITMWAPFNMPWAIAFMGYAAGSSPPCRSSFPDFLKAAHTLALAQAEAHRSIKAASSKATVGSAYEMAPAYPKTNSEADRAAAARYHAMNNVFFLEAAMKGKYPNAFIGEPPYEIMGFKPGDEKILYAPLDWVGLHYYTRRIVSDASHAHCFGGGFSGTEIESDSACARDPYTGLSAVMPTEGPLTEAGLEVWPRGIYDLVTQISKEYNHPFIEITESGCGYLDSPDEEHGRVPDSRRIQWYRETLAELARAIADGARVRAFHAWTLLDNFQWAEGYTERYGLIYTDFRNQKRTIKDSGYWYAKVAASNKLEV; encoded by the coding sequence ATGATGAATCGCCGCCAATTTGCCACTCGTTCTCTGGCTGCCGTTGCGGGCGCCGTGCTGCATCAGCCCTTTAGCCATGCCACGACGCTCCTTTCCGGAGAGCAAGTCCCCGGATCGGTGCCCGATTCCGTCATACAGAAAGCACGCTTTCCCGAAGGCTTTTTGTGGGGAGTAGCCACGGCGTCCTATCAAAATGAAGGCGCCTGGAACGAGGACGGCAAGGGCGAATCGATCTGGGACAGGTTCACCCATACACCTGGAAAAGTAAGAGGAGGCGTGACAGGCGATGTCGCCTGCGATCAGTACCACCTCTACCCACAGGACATCGCGCTGGCGAAACGCCTTAATCAGAAGAGCTATCGATTTTCAATCTCCTGGCCACGGATTCAGCCAACAGGAACCGGTGCTCCGAACATGAAGGGACTGGATCACTACAGCCGCTTCGTCGACACGCTTCTCGCAGCCGGAATCCGTCCGTGGTGCACGCTCTACCATTGGGACCTCCCCCAGGCGCTGGAAGATCGCGGAGGCTGGCCCAACCGAGACCTGGCCAACTACTTTGCGGACTATGCCGGTATTCTCGCCAAACATCTTGGCGATCGAATTACGATGTGGGCGCCCTTCAACATGCCGTGGGCCATCGCGTTCATGGGATATGCCGCCGGCTCCTCTCCACCCTGCCGTAGCAGTTTCCCCGACTTTCTGAAAGCAGCCCATACGCTTGCACTGGCGCAGGCAGAGGCGCATCGTTCGATTAAAGCAGCCTCTTCGAAGGCAACCGTGGGGAGTGCCTATGAAATGGCGCCTGCCTACCCGAAGACGAACTCCGAGGCGGATCGAGCAGCCGCCGCGCGCTACCACGCCATGAACAACGTGTTCTTTCTTGAGGCCGCCATGAAAGGCAAATATCCAAACGCATTCATTGGCGAGCCTCCCTACGAGATCATGGGGTTCAAGCCCGGCGACGAGAAGATCTTATATGCGCCGCTGGACTGGGTGGGCCTTCATTACTACACGCGCCGCATCGTCTCCGATGCAAGCCACGCGCATTGTTTTGGCGGTGGTTTCAGTGGAACTGAGATTGAATCTGACTCTGCCTGTGCGCGCGATCCCTACACCGGGCTTTCAGCAGTGATGCCCACAGAGGGCCCGCTGACAGAGGCTGGTTTGGAAGTATGGCCACGTGGCATCTACGATCTGGTCACGCAGATCTCGAAAGAGTACAACCATCCCTTCATCGAGATCACGGAGAGTGGTTGCGGCTATCTCGATAGTCCAGACGAAGAGCACGGCCGGGTTCCGGATAGCCGCCGGATTCAGTGGTATCGTGAAACGCTTGCAGAGCTGGCTCGCGCCATTGCCGATGGAGCCAGAGTCCGTGCGTTTCATGCCTGGACATTGCTTGACAACTTCCAATGGGCCGAAGGTTACACCGAGCGTTATGGCTTGATCTATACCGATTTCCGCAATCAGAAACGCACTATTAAGGATTCCGGCTATTGGTATGCAAAGGTTGCGGCCTCCAACAAATTGGAGGTCTAA
- a CDS encoding PQQ-dependent sugar dehydrogenase encodes MNLLSKLLLLSACILPLSLQAQTPSHNVAHTLTYAPGKSITLSLPQEFEINVAASSLHRVRFFAQAPDGRIFATGMYNLADNTQGSVFILDGWNEKTHTFAHVTHYLDHLRNPNNLAFWTDPATHQTWLYLPLTDRLLRYKYNPGDNAPSSAPQILTHYPDYGLNYKYGGWHLTRTVAIATLHGQTRVYIAAGSSCDYCREHEVIRATLSVMDPDGSHQQLLAHGLRNAVDLRFIPGLDGGSLFASNMGDDHLGDTLPEDSFFELDSNAKPGVVANVRPGTPSNVNYGWPTCYFAHGKPTLDTTPLPETPGPDDPRTLADRPVLAEAGTLLAAGGGHSLSVDPNADLGTIPPPLTSCKEVPAAYTTFAAHSSPLGMAYFDGNNSLLHGSFLVALHGAGHPRIATGYRLTRFTPGDHTPRDFMTGFLTMENGKPVIHGRPCGLLQLGPDSFLLTDDYLGLVYFIHPKS; translated from the coding sequence ATGAATCTCCTATCCAAACTCCTGCTCCTCTCCGCCTGTATCCTTCCCCTGTCGTTACAGGCTCAGACCCCGTCTCATAACGTCGCGCACACCCTGACCTATGCGCCCGGCAAGTCGATCACCCTCTCGCTTCCGCAGGAGTTCGAGATCAACGTCGCAGCCAGCAGCCTGCATCGTGTGCGCTTCTTTGCGCAGGCTCCTGACGGCCGCATCTTCGCCACCGGCATGTACAACCTTGCCGATAACACGCAGGGCTCCGTCTTTATCCTCGACGGCTGGAACGAGAAGACCCACACCTTCGCACATGTCACGCACTATCTCGATCACCTGCGCAATCCCAATAACCTGGCCTTCTGGACTGATCCCGCCACCCACCAGACGTGGCTCTATCTCCCGCTCACCGATCGCCTGCTGCGCTACAAGTACAACCCCGGCGACAACGCCCCGAGCTCTGCCCCGCAGATCCTCACGCACTATCCCGACTACGGCCTGAACTATAAGTACGGCGGCTGGCACCTGACCCGCACCGTCGCCATCGCCACGCTGCACGGACAGACGCGTGTCTACATCGCCGCAGGCTCCTCCTGCGACTACTGCCGCGAGCACGAGGTCATCCGCGCCACGCTGAGCGTCATGGACCCCGACGGCTCCCACCAGCAGCTTCTGGCGCACGGCCTGCGCAACGCCGTGGATCTGCGCTTTATCCCAGGCCTCGACGGAGGCTCGCTCTTCGCCAGCAACATGGGCGACGACCACCTCGGCGACACGCTGCCCGAAGACTCTTTCTTCGAGCTCGATTCGAACGCCAAGCCTGGCGTCGTTGCGAATGTTCGTCCCGGCACGCCTTCCAACGTGAACTACGGCTGGCCCACCTGCTACTTCGCCCACGGCAAGCCTACGCTCGACACCACGCCCCTGCCCGAGACCCCCGGCCCCGACGATCCCCGCACCCTGGCGGACCGTCCCGTGCTTGCCGAGGCTGGAACGCTGCTGGCAGCGGGAGGGGGACACTCCCTGTCGGTCGACCCGAACGCCGACCTCGGAACCATCCCTCCGCCCCTTACCTCCTGCAAGGAGGTCCCCGCAGCGTACACAACCTTTGCCGCTCACAGCTCACCGCTCGGCATGGCCTACTTTGATGGGAACAACTCTCTACTCCACGGCAGCTTCCTCGTCGCGCTGCATGGTGCGGGACATCCACGCATCGCTACGGGTTACCGACTCACGCGGTTTACGCCAGGCGACCACACACCGCGCGACTTCATGACCGGGTTTCTCACCATGGAGAACGGCAAACCGGTTATTCACGGACGCCCCTGCGGCCTTCTACAACTTGGCCCGGACAGCTTCCTGTTGACCGACGACTATCTTGGCCTGGTGTATTTCATTCATCCGAAGAGCTAA
- a CDS encoding LacI family DNA-binding transcriptional regulator gives MAVRLKDIAQELGVSVVTVSKVLRGNSDIGDATRKRVLKRMKELNYRPNMLARGLANGRTYTVGLVVPDLVHPFFAECAKALGGVLRNSNRALILASSEDDPEIEKQEIRALISRGVDVLIIASCQSDLRSFRQLGDEVTPCILFDRNFPHLKAHFVGSDDTRVGELATEHLIKIGRKRIAHIGAKDTSPALDRLRGYRNALEKHDLASPSKYVVIRDRLEETGDLIGFEAMQQLLQLKSVPDAVFCYNDLTAVGATDAILQAGLRVPEDIALIGCGNFRYAKYLRVPLSSIDHGTAELGRITGELALDLSEKRERKPKSILVPPTLVARHSTVGDAARPKTKK, from the coding sequence ATGGCTGTTCGACTGAAAGATATTGCGCAGGAGCTTGGCGTCTCCGTTGTAACCGTATCCAAGGTCCTGCGCGGCAACTCCGACATCGGCGATGCGACGCGCAAGCGAGTGCTGAAGCGGATGAAGGAGCTGAACTATCGCCCCAACATGCTGGCTCGAGGTCTGGCCAACGGTCGAACTTACACGGTTGGCCTGGTCGTTCCCGATCTCGTTCACCCCTTCTTTGCCGAGTGCGCCAAGGCTCTGGGCGGCGTCCTCCGCAACAGCAATCGGGCATTGATTCTTGCCTCGTCGGAAGATGATCCCGAGATCGAGAAGCAGGAGATTCGAGCGCTGATCAGCCGTGGCGTCGATGTCCTGATCATTGCCTCCTGCCAGTCCGACCTGCGGAGCTTTCGCCAATTGGGAGACGAAGTTACACCTTGCATCTTGTTCGACCGCAACTTCCCCCACCTGAAGGCCCACTTCGTCGGTTCTGACGACACGCGCGTAGGCGAGTTGGCGACGGAACACCTCATCAAGATCGGACGCAAGCGCATTGCGCACATCGGGGCGAAGGACACGAGTCCTGCTCTCGATCGGCTTCGCGGATACCGGAACGCTCTGGAGAAACACGATCTGGCTTCCCCTTCTAAATACGTGGTGATTCGCGATCGCCTGGAGGAGACGGGAGACCTGATCGGCTTTGAAGCGATGCAGCAACTGCTGCAGCTCAAATCTGTGCCGGATGCCGTCTTTTGCTACAACGATCTGACAGCAGTGGGAGCCACTGATGCGATCTTGCAGGCTGGTCTGCGCGTTCCCGAAGATATCGCGTTGATCGGATGCGGAAACTTTCGCTACGCCAAATACCTGCGCGTCCCACTCAGTTCTATCGATCACGGCACTGCAGAGCTGGGCCGAATCACGGGAGAACTGGCACTTGACCTCTCAGAAAAGAGGGAAAGAAAGCCAAAGAGCATTCTCGTCCCACCGACCCTGGTCGCACGGCATTCAACTGTGGGAGACGCGGCGCGCCCTAAAACAAAGAAGTAA